One genomic region from Effusibacillus lacus encodes:
- a CDS encoding branched-chain amino acid ABC transporter permease translates to MDIFLQLLASGLLLGGIYVLVSVGLTLVFGVMKIVNFAHGDFLMLGMFGAFFLFQLLGVHPYVSMFIMALLLFALGIVFYKLIVGRTIGRPHVVQIFAFIGLSVALQNLALVLFSADFRGINMPLSSAVISLGPIHIGVPLLVAFLIAAVITVLLFLFLHYTYVGKAIRAASQDRFSATLMGVSNSKIYMLTFAIGIGLLGVAGSLLIPIYSVYPTVGEQFALIAFVVVVLGGLGSLPGAVIGGLLIGVIETLSSYFIAPSMKQLVYFTVFILILILRPNGLLGRPGDAEEAV, encoded by the coding sequence ATGGACATTTTTTTGCAGCTGCTGGCCTCCGGGCTTTTGTTGGGCGGAATTTACGTGCTTGTCAGCGTCGGATTGACACTGGTGTTTGGTGTTATGAAAATTGTCAATTTCGCACACGGTGACTTTCTGATGCTGGGGATGTTTGGTGCCTTTTTCCTGTTCCAACTGCTTGGGGTGCATCCTTACGTGTCCATGTTCATCATGGCCCTTCTGCTCTTCGCGTTGGGGATCGTCTTTTACAAACTGATTGTTGGCAGAACCATCGGGCGCCCGCATGTGGTGCAGATCTTCGCCTTCATCGGATTGTCGGTGGCGCTGCAGAATCTGGCTCTCGTGCTGTTCTCGGCCGATTTTCGCGGGATTAACATGCCGCTGTCGTCTGCCGTTATCAGCCTGGGACCCATTCATATCGGAGTGCCACTCCTGGTGGCGTTTCTAATCGCAGCGGTGATAACAGTCCTGTTGTTCCTGTTCCTGCATTATACCTATGTGGGGAAAGCGATTCGGGCTGCGTCACAAGACAGATTTTCCGCAACATTAATGGGAGTCTCCAATTCCAAAATCTACATGCTTACTTTTGCTATCGGCATCGGATTGCTGGGGGTGGCAGGCTCCCTGCTGATTCCCATCTACTCTGTTTATCCGACGGTGGGAGAGCAGTTTGCGCTCATCGCATTTGTCGTTGTCGTACTGGGGGGGCTGGGCAGTCTGCCCGGAGCCGTCATAGGCGGGTTGCTGATTGGTGTGATCGAAACACTCAGCAGTTACTTTATAGCGCCTTCCATGAAACAACTTGTATATTTCACCGTTTTCATTTTGATTTTGATTTTGCGTCCCAACGGGTTGTTGGGCAGACCGGGTGATGCGGAGGAGGCTGTGTGA
- a CDS encoding ABC transporter substrate-binding protein, protein MKKRNRWMMGVLSTTLATSLLAGCSTGTSSSTESLKVGVAFPVSGSLAKIGQACTNGVEIAKDVINDQPNTKKIELVKADVPDATAAVNEVNRLISQEKVKTIVGFYASPLAMAASEVTERNKVVYWEVAATDPRITTRGYKYVFRPNPSAASYGPTTIEYLAKEVAPKLGLQPSQMKVAIVHEDGDFGTGVTKATKEAAEKAGIPIVGEIKYNAKQTNDMTSIILKLKELNPDVLDVVQYDTDAQLFWKQAKQLGLNVKAVIGNGAGQSSDNFGHTFGKDADGVLDTSSAMLINKQALTPEAQKLETEFFKRYKEKFGKEPDLIGKLAFSSAYVLFNDVLQKTGTTDPEKVRKQALSLDLPVGATPVGWGIKFGEDGQNTRAQMAVMQWQNGKLNVIYPENFAVAKPIMIPLPAWGERK, encoded by the coding sequence ATGAAAAAGAGAAATCGATGGATGATGGGTGTACTGTCCACAACTCTGGCGACAAGCCTGCTGGCAGGGTGTTCAACCGGAACATCTTCGTCGACCGAGTCTTTAAAAGTTGGGGTTGCGTTCCCCGTTTCGGGCAGCCTGGCAAAAATTGGCCAAGCCTGCACCAATGGTGTAGAAATCGCAAAAGATGTGATCAATGACCAGCCCAATACCAAAAAAATCGAATTGGTGAAAGCGGACGTTCCGGATGCAACGGCTGCTGTCAACGAAGTGAACCGCCTGATTTCACAGGAAAAAGTGAAGACGATTGTCGGCTTTTACGCGAGTCCGCTGGCCATGGCTGCATCGGAAGTCACCGAAAGGAACAAGGTCGTTTATTGGGAAGTGGCCGCTACCGACCCGCGTATTACCACACGGGGATACAAATACGTGTTTCGACCAAATCCGAGTGCGGCCTCGTATGGTCCGACGACAATCGAATATCTGGCGAAAGAAGTGGCTCCGAAGCTGGGGCTGCAGCCGTCGCAAATGAAGGTTGCGATTGTGCATGAGGATGGAGACTTTGGTACAGGGGTTACTAAGGCTACCAAGGAAGCGGCGGAGAAAGCGGGCATTCCGATTGTCGGAGAAATCAAGTACAACGCCAAGCAGACCAACGATATGACATCCATTATCCTGAAGCTGAAAGAACTGAACCCGGATGTATTGGATGTCGTTCAATACGATACCGATGCCCAATTGTTCTGGAAACAGGCAAAGCAGCTGGGGTTAAACGTGAAAGCGGTCATCGGCAACGGTGCGGGACAAAGCTCGGACAACTTCGGACATACCTTTGGAAAAGATGCGGACGGGGTATTGGACACTTCAAGCGCCATGCTGATCAACAAGCAGGCCCTCACTCCGGAAGCTCAAAAACTTGAGACGGAGTTCTTCAAGCGTTACAAGGAAAAATTCGGAAAAGAACCTGACTTGATCGGTAAACTGGCGTTTTCTTCGGCTTATGTCCTGTTTAACGACGTATTGCAAAAAACGGGAACCACGGATCCGGAAAAGGTGCGGAAACAGGCATTGTCCCTTGATCTTCCGGTAGGTGCGACCCCTGTCGGCTGGGGCATCAAATTCGGGGAAGACGGCCAGAACACCCGCGCCCAAATGGCAGTCATGCAATGGCAAAACGGCAAGCTCAATGTGATTTATCCTGAGAACTTTGCGGTGGCCAAACCGATCATGATCCCGCTTCCCGCATGGGGCGAACGGAAATAA
- a CDS encoding 3-oxoacid CoA-transferase subunit B, translating to MTDYRNYIAWRAAQELENGDIVNLGIGIPVLVADYIPSDRQVFLQSENGILGVGPTPPPERSDPDLINASKLPITELPGASYFDSALSFAMMRGGHVDKTVIGALQVSERGDIANWAVPGKDVLGVGGAMDLIVGARTVIVATTHLTPDGKPKLLPSCTYPLTAKEEVDILVTEFAVFRFVDSKMVLEEMVDELTLDQLREMTPAHFSVSDSFRIAKRPKNPRIGA from the coding sequence ATGACCGATTACCGGAACTATATTGCATGGCGGGCGGCACAGGAACTGGAGAACGGAGATATTGTGAACCTGGGGATTGGGATTCCCGTTCTGGTGGCGGATTATATCCCTTCCGACCGGCAGGTGTTTTTACAATCCGAGAACGGCATCCTTGGCGTAGGTCCCACGCCTCCTCCTGAACGGAGCGATCCGGATCTGATCAACGCCAGCAAACTGCCCATCACGGAACTGCCGGGAGCTTCCTATTTCGATTCCGCACTGTCGTTTGCCATGATGCGCGGCGGTCATGTGGACAAGACCGTTATTGGTGCCCTGCAGGTCAGTGAAAGGGGGGACATTGCCAACTGGGCGGTTCCCGGAAAAGATGTGCTGGGAGTAGGGGGTGCCATGGATCTGATTGTGGGTGCACGGACGGTGATCGTCGCGACGACCCATCTCACCCCCGATGGCAAGCCGAAGCTGCTTCCATCCTGCACGTACCCGCTGACAGCCAAAGAAGAAGTCGACATCCTGGTAACAGAATTTGCCGTGTTTCGTTTTGTCGATTCGAAAATGGTGTTGGAAGAAATGGTGGATGAGTTGACGCTTGATCAGTTAAGGGAAATGACGCCGGCACATTTCAGTGTGTCCGACAGCTTTCGGATTGCAAAAAGACCGAAAAATCCGCGAATAGGTGCATAA
- a CDS encoding CoA transferase subunit A — MPARFMTAREAVALIQNGSTIMVGGFGLSGQPLTLVEALLETDVRDLTVISNNVGQPGQGLGKLLLAGRLKKAIGTYFTSNPDVSRHKREGKLEVELLPQGTFSEAIRLGGSGIAAFYTPTAAGTLLAEGKETKVFDGREYVLERSLRADVALIKAYKADRYGNLIYYKTARNFNPVMAMAADLTIAEVDEVVEIGELDPEAIVTPHLFVDVVVCKGGMA; from the coding sequence ATGCCTGCAAGATTCATGACAGCAAGGGAAGCAGTTGCGCTTATACAAAACGGCTCCACGATCATGGTCGGTGGATTCGGATTGTCGGGCCAGCCCTTGACTTTGGTTGAGGCTTTGCTTGAGACCGATGTCCGGGATTTGACCGTTATCAGCAACAATGTCGGACAGCCGGGGCAAGGACTTGGCAAACTGCTGCTGGCCGGCCGCCTGAAAAAAGCGATCGGCACCTACTTTACAAGCAATCCGGATGTCTCCCGCCACAAGCGGGAAGGAAAGCTGGAGGTGGAATTGCTTCCGCAGGGCACGTTCAGTGAAGCCATTCGGCTGGGAGGAAGCGGAATTGCAGCCTTCTATACGCCGACAGCCGCAGGCACCCTGCTGGCGGAAGGCAAAGAAACCAAGGTGTTTGATGGACGGGAATATGTATTGGAAAGGAGTTTACGGGCGGATGTGGCATTGATCAAAGCGTACAAGGCCGACCGTTACGGAAATCTGATTTACTACAAGACAGCCCGCAACTTCAATCCCGTAATGGCAATGGCAGCGGATCTCACGATTGCGGAAGTGGACGAGGTTGTGGAGATCGGGGAGCTGGATCCGGAAGCGATTGTCACGCCTCATCTGTTTGTTGACGTTGTGGTGTGCAAGGGGGGAATGGCATGA